The sequence GAAGAATCCACACCTCCGCTTACTGCGCATAAAACTTTCTCTTTGCCTATCTTCTTCCTTAGCTCCCGAACTGCATTATCCACAAATAACTTCATATTCCATTCCGGCTTGCAACCAGCTATTTCAGTAAGAAAATTTTTAATGATTGTCTTGCCTTTAGGTGTATGTACCACTTCAGGATGAAACTGAATTCCATAAAACTTCTTCTGTTCATGTTCCATTGCTGCAATATGCGAATTGTCAGTTGACCCAATTATCCTGAAGCCCCGAGGAAGCTGTGTAATCTTATCCCCATGGCTCATCCAAACAGGTTCTTTTAGAGACAAGTTCTTAAACAAAGTCTCTCTGAATTTAACATTAAGAACTGCCTTCCCGTATTCTCTTGCTTTTGCAGCAAGAACTTTACCGCCTAGCATCTTTGCCATAAGCTGTGCACCATAACATATCCCAAGCACTGGCAATCCAATATTGAAAATTTCCTTATCACACACTGGACTCCCTTTTTCAGTAACACTGGCTGGCCCTCCGGATAATATAATACAAGTCGGCATATTACTGGACAGTTCACGAGCATTAGTGTCATAAGAGATTATCTTCGAATATACACCGTGTTCTCTCACGCGCCGTGCAATAAGATGTGTATATTGAGAACCAAAGTCTAAAATAGCTACCCATTCTTTATTCATTATTCTCCACTGCTTCAACAAAGATTTCTTCTAAAGACCTCTTTATTGTCATAACAGATAATATCTGGCTGTTATTTGATCTTAGAATATCTATAACAGTATTAATAAGATGCTCGTCAAGACTAATTTCAAGCATATCTTTATCAGTTTCGTTTTCTCCTATGGAAATTTCAGGAATTTTGTTTAGCTTATTATGAGTTTCTTTATCAATGTTCATTGCTCTAATTTTAACCGCATGTTTCATGATTAAAAGATCATCAAGCTTTCCAATCTTATTTAGTCTTCCTTTATGCAAAATGCCTATTCTGTCGCAAATTAGTTCTGCCTCAGAGAGCTGGTGGGAACATAGAAAAAGAGTCTTGCCTTGTTCTTTTAATTTCAAAAACACATCTCTCATTTCCCTCTGTCCAATAGGATCCAAACCTGACGTTGGTTCATCAAGAAGCAGAAGATCCGGGTCATTAATCAGAGTTTGCGCAAGTGCAGCGCGCTGTAACATACCTTTAGAATATGAAGAAAGTCTGATGTGCGCCTTTTCTGTAAGCCCGACTAAATCCAGTATTTTGGCAATACGTCTCTTTCTTTCTATTGATGCTATTCCAAACAAGCTTCCACAAAAATCAAGCAATTCCCATGCTGTGAGATAGCTATATAAATACGAAACTTCCGATAAATAACCAATTCTGTTTTTTGTCTCTATATTGCCTAACTGCTTACTCAAAATCCATCCTTGACCCTCGCTAGGAGATATAAAACCCAGTAATAACTTAAGAGTTGTTGTCTTCCCGGAACCATTTGGCCCAAGCAGCCCAAACGTTTCTCCCTTATTAACCTCTATACTCAGATGATCTAAAGCCAAAACCCTTGTCTTTCTCTGGATGCCAAGCACATATTCTTTTGTAAGATTTTCTGTTTTTATTACTATATCTGTCATAATTCCTTCCCCCTATCTACCTCCCCAGAAGTTTCTATCCATACTTCTATATTGAATCGCTTCTGAGACATGAACAGCAGTTATATTTTTACTTTGCTCCAAATCTGCAATTGTACGCGCAATCTTTAGTATTTTATCATAAGCTCTTGCACTTAACCCTAAACTATTCATAGCGGCTTTTATAAGAGACTGAGTCTGACCGTCAAGCTGACAGTGTTCTTTTATGTCTTTTGCACGCATATGAGCATTACAAAAAATCTTCTTTCCTTTAAATCTTTGCTGCTGAATCCTTCGAACATTATTAACTCTCTCTTTTATTACAGCAGAGGTCTCAGACTGTGCCCTGTCGGATATCTCCTGATAATTAAGAGCTGGAACATCCACATGAATATCAATTCTATCAAGTAGAGGCCCGCTTATTCTAGAAATGTAGTTCTGTATTTGATACGGAGTGCATCTGCACTCTTTTACAGGATGTGTAAAATATCCACATGGACATGGATTCATTGCTGCTACAAGTGTAAATCTGGAAGGATATGTATGAGATGCACTTGCACGGGAAATAGTGACAACTCCATCCTCAAGCGGCTGACGCAGCACCTCAAGAGTATTGCGTCGGAACTCAGGAAGCTCATCTAAAAACAATACTCCATAATGAGAAAGGCTTACTTCTCCCGGCCTTACCAGCTGTGTGCCGCCAATTAGAGCTACATCGGAAATTGTATGGTGTGGAGCTCTGAAAGGACGGGTTGCTATAAGCCCCTTTCCCTGAGGAAGAATACCAGCAATAGAGTGAACCTTTGTTACTTCTAAACTCTCTTGTAATGTCATATCAGGCATTATAGTTGGTATCCTTCTTGCAAGCATCGTCTTGCCGGCTCCAGGAGGCCCAATCATCAGGATATTATGCCCGCCACCTATTGCAATTTCTATTGCTCTCTTTACATGCTGCTGCCCTTTAACATCTGAAAAATCAACATCGTACACAGAGTTCATTTTAAAAATTTCTTCAATATCCACTTTAAAAGGCGGAATATTTTCTACCTGATTTATGAAATCCACTGTTTGCTGAAGGTTCTCTAATGGATATGTATCTATTTGGTCTACAACGGCCGCTTCCTGAATATTATCTGACGGAACACAAAGAGAATGCCCGCTATTTTCCTTAATAGTTAACGCCATTGGTAAGACTCCTTTGGCAGGTCTAATATCGCCATCTAGTGAAAGTTCTCCAACAAAACAATGTTTACTTATAGTTTTATCGCTTATATAGCCGGAACATGCAAGTATTCCTAAAGCAATAGGCAAATCAAACGCCGAACCTTCTTTTTTGAGTTCTGCTGGTGCCAGATTAATTGTTATCCTTTTTTGAGGAAAAACAAATCCTGAATTCTTTATCGCAGCTTTAACCCTGTCACGGCTCTCTTTTACTGCATTATCAGGAAGACCGACAATTGTAAGCGACGGAAGACCGTTAGCTACATCAGTTTCTACCTCTATTAACTTGCCACCAATTCCAACAACCGCACAACTATAAACCTTTGCAAACATATTCCCACCATATAAATTACCGTTATTCTATTATTATGGGGGTTGACAATCAAGAGCTATTCTTTGCCTATCACAACATAAGGACGAATCTTTTCAAGTTTCTTTGGACTAATTCCCTTCACTTTGACTAAGCCATCTACTGTTTTATATGGACGTCTTGCTATAATTCTCTCAGCCAAAACTGAACCGATTCCCTTGATAGACATAAGTTCTTCTTTGCTGGCAGTATTTAGGTTGAGTAAGCCTTGCGTGGATTTGCCTTTTTTTATCTGATCCTGTAATTCCTTTAATTTTTGATCCTCTCTTCGTTGTTCTGCGCGGAACTCTGCAATCCGGTCAGGATCGCTCTCTGACCAAATGCCGACACGTTTCAACATGGCAGAAGTTTCCAGATCGCGGAGCCTTTCAATCATTTCACTGCGTAGTATGCCATTGGGCGTTTTTCTTCCCATCCCGTAATTACGAGCAAAGCCATTTTTAACGAGTAGACTCGCCAAATCATCTCCGCCAGCAGTAGTGATGAACCCGTATACACGGCCTTTGGCTGATCTTCCTAATGCGCTTGCAAAGGCTGTATGAACAGTAAAAGGGACAGCAAGAATATGTTCAACAAAAGTTTTTGCTTTGTCGCCAAAATGAATGGTGCGTGCAGCCTGCGATAATCCAAAATATCGCGTTTGCTCCCGTACCCTTTGCACATCACTTGTAGAACTGGCAGAAGTTTCAGGACAGTCAACAAAATAAAGCCTTACATGGAAAGATTTTTCATTAGATTCCACAAAGAAACTATCTCCATCATTTGCCAGATTACTTACCAATTTTGCATTGGAAAACATTTGCAAATCAGCAGCATATGATCGAAAAATCCCTCCAAATATCAATACCGCTGTCAGTAATAAAGTTCTGATGAGTGATTTGTTAGAAGTTTTCATTATTGCTTAATTTGACTTTCTCTCAATTTATTTGCAACGAATAAAGAACGTGATTCACTATTAACTGGACGTTTTTCTTTAATACACCAATCAACTAATTCAGTAACATTAACACCAATCTTTTTAATATGCATACCTTTTGAAATAAGATCTTCAATGCTTTTATTCGCAAAAGATTCCCATTCTTCATATGATTTTTCCAACGAATCTACATCAACAGAAACATTGCAAAGGCTTTCCCATTGATCTTTTCGAAACCATGCAATACCAAAAACTGATT is a genomic window of bacterium containing:
- a CDS encoding ABC transporter ATP-binding protein, which encodes MTDIVIKTENLTKEYVLGIQRKTRVLALDHLSIEVNKGETFGLLGPNGSGKTTTLKLLLGFISPSEGQGWILSKQLGNIETKNRIGYLSEVSYLYSYLTAWELLDFCGSLFGIASIERKRRIAKILDLVGLTEKAHIRLSSYSKGMLQRAALAQTLINDPDLLLLDEPTSGLDPIGQREMRDVFLKLKEQGKTLFLCSHQLSEAELICDRIGILHKGRLNKIGKLDDLLIMKHAVKIRAMNIDKETHNKLNKIPEISIGENETDKDMLEISLDEHLINTVIDILRSNNSQILSVMTIKRSLEEIFVEAVENNE
- a CDS encoding YifB family Mg chelatase-like AAA ATPase, translated to MFAKVYSCAVVGIGGKLIEVETDVANGLPSLTIVGLPDNAVKESRDRVKAAIKNSGFVFPQKRITINLAPAELKKEGSAFDLPIALGILACSGYISDKTISKHCFVGELSLDGDIRPAKGVLPMALTIKENSGHSLCVPSDNIQEAAVVDQIDTYPLENLQQTVDFINQVENIPPFKVDIEEIFKMNSVYDVDFSDVKGQQHVKRAIEIAIGGGHNILMIGPPGAGKTMLARRIPTIMPDMTLQESLEVTKVHSIAGILPQGKGLIATRPFRAPHHTISDVALIGGTQLVRPGEVSLSHYGVLFLDELPEFRRNTLEVLRQPLEDGVVTISRASASHTYPSRFTLVAAMNPCPCGYFTHPVKECRCTPYQIQNYISRISGPLLDRIDIHVDVPALNYQEISDRAQSETSAVIKERVNNVRRIQQQRFKGKKIFCNAHMRAKDIKEHCQLDGQTQSLIKAAMNSLGLSARAYDKILKIARTIADLEQSKNITAVHVSEAIQYRSMDRNFWGGR
- a CDS encoding helix-hairpin-helix domain-containing protein encodes the protein MKTSNKSLIRTLLLTAVLIFGGIFRSYAADLQMFSNAKLVSNLANDGDSFFVESNEKSFHVRLYFVDCPETSASSTSDVQRVREQTRYFGLSQAARTIHFGDKAKTFVEHILAVPFTVHTAFASALGRSAKGRVYGFITTAGGDDLASLLVKNGFARNYGMGRKTPNGILRSEMIERLRDLETSAMLKRVGIWSESDPDRIAEFRAEQRREDQKLKELQDQIKKGKSTQGLLNLNTASKEELMSIKGIGSVLAERIIARRPYKTVDGLVKVKGISPKKLEKIRPYVVIGKE